In a genomic window of Gigantopelta aegis isolate Gae_Host chromosome 9, Gae_host_genome, whole genome shotgun sequence:
- the LOC121381425 gene encoding uncharacterized protein LOC121381425: MVLTAEEERAYQMTDTCHICQGKRGFECFLDPATNGDNAHNNHKLRNPFSKVRDHDHLTGVYRGAAHSKCNLQYQFRKNKGKKSKLNEFFIPVVFHNLKGYDSHLIMKYLNKSVKQNLSCLANNLEKYISFSVGNLRFIDSLQFLNASLDTLVNNLKTEGSDKFRHLSKECSNQKQLDLLLRKGVYPYDYMDDSSKFDRTQLPNQNDFFNILTESDITDADYEHAQNVWSTFELKNMGEYHDLYMKTDVLLLADVFENFRDLCLEYYHLDSAHYFTLSGVGWDAMLRMGNVQLELLTDIDMHLMIEQGLRGGISMISKKFAKANNHYLETYNERKPSTYLMYLDANNLYGHSMSQYLPEREFQWVEDLDSLDIMNITENSNIGYILEVDFEYPTELHDRYSDYPLASESMSVTDDILSPHSHKLRETLCLTGRPVKKLVPNLNDKKKYVLHYRNLQFYLSQGLKLKEIHRAIQFKQSPWLKPYIDFNTEKRKQSKN, from the coding sequence ATGGTACTGACAGCAGAGGAAGAGAGGGCTTATCAAATGACTGACACGTGCCATATTTGTCAGGGGAAACGAGGATTTGAGTGTTTTTTAGATCCAGCAACAAACGGGGACAATGCACACAATAATCATAAGTTACGAAACCCCTTTAGCAAGGTTCGAGATCACGATCACTTGACTGGGGTCTACAGGGGAGCCGCCCACAGTAAATGTAATTTACAATATCAATTcagaaagaataaaggaaaaAAGAGTAAACTGAATGAATTCTTCATTCCTGTTGTCTTTCACAACCTCAAGGGATATGACAGTCATCTGATCatgaaatatttgaataaatcAGTAAAGCAAAATCTCAGCTGTCTTGCCAACAACCtggaaaaatacatttcattttcgGTTGGTAACTTGAGATTTATTGACTCGCTTCAGTTTCTGAATGCATCACTAGACACTCTGGTCAACAATTTGAAAACTGAAGGTAGTGACAAATTCAGACACCTATCAAAAGAATGTTCGAATCAGAAGCAACTAGATTTACTTTTAAGAAAAGGTGTTTATCCCTATGACTATATGGACGATTCGTCTAAATTTGATAGAACTCAACTTCCAAACCAGAATGACTTTTTCAATATCTTGACAGAAAGTGACATTACAGACGCTGACTATGAGCATGCACAAAATGTATGGTCCACATTTGAATTGAAAAACATGGGTGAATATCATGATTTATACATGAAAACTGATGTTCTCCTCTTGGCTGATGTTTTCGAAAACTTTCGAGATTTATGTCTTGAATACTATCATCTGGATAGTGCCCATTATTTCACTTTATCCGGTGTTGGGTGGGATGCCATGCTTAGAATGGGGAACGTTCAACTTGAATTACTGACCGACATAGATATGCATTTGATGATAGAGCAAGGTCTGAGAGGAGGCATTTCAATGATATCAAAAAAGTTTGCCAAAGCTAACAATCATTATCTGGAAACCTACAACGAAAGGAAACCATCAACTTATCTCATGTATTTGGATGCAAATAACCTATATGGCCACAGCATGTCACAATACCTCCCTGAGAGGGAGTTTCAGTGGGTTGAAGACTTGGACAGTCTCGACATTATGAATATAACCGAGAATTCAAACATAGGCTACATTCTCGAGGTAGATTTTGAATACCCAACGGAGTTACATGATAGGTATAGTGACTATCCTTTGGCCTCTGAATCCATGTCAGTCACTGATGACATACTTTCCCCTCACTCACATAAGTTGAGAGAAACACTTTGTCTTACAGGCCGACCTGTGAAAAAATTAGTTCCAAACCTGAATGATAAGAAGAAATATGTCCTCCATTACAGGAACTTACAGTTCTATTTGAGTCAGGGATTAAAATTGAAAGAAATCCATAGAGCTATTCAGTTCAAACAGTCTCCATGGTTAAAACCCTATATTGATTTCAATACAGAGAAGAGAAAGCAGTCCAAAAATTAA